TCTCTTCTCTCTTGAGCTAGACCCAAACGGAACCAGTCAATATTATATCCTGTGGAATATGTCAAAAATTTTTTGGACTAGTGGAACTTGGAATGGGCAAATCTTTAGCCTAGTGCCTGAAATGAGACTGAATTATATCTATAACTTCAGTTATTTTAGTAATGCAAGCGAGAACTATTTCACCTATTCTTTGTACAATAATTCTCTCATATCTCGATTCGTGATGGATGTTGGGGGGCAGATTCAGCAGATGTCGTGGTTGCTGCCTGCCAATCAATGGAATTTGTTTTGGAATCAACCCAGAGTGCAATGTGAGGTTTATGCTTATTGTGGGGCGTTTGGCAGCTGCAATGCCAAGTCCCAGCCCTTTTGTAATTGTTTGACAGGTTTTGATCCCAAGTTGGTAGATGAGTGGAATTCGGAGGTTTATTCTGGCGGGTGCACAAGGAAAACAAATTTGCAGTGTGGGAATTCTAGTCTTGTTAATGGGAAGAGAGACAAGTTTATGGCAAGTCCCAGTATGGAATTGCCTGCAAATTCACAAGTACTGAATGTGGGAACTTCTCAAGAATGTGAATCAAACTGCTTGAGTAACTGCTCTTGTACTGCATATGCATTTGACAACAGCAACAGCAACTGTTCAATTTGGATTGGAGATCTCTTGAATCTACGACAGCTTGCAGATGGTGACCCCAGTGGAAAGACTCTCTATGTCAGGCTTGCAGCTTCTGAGTTTTCAAGCTCTAAAAGTAATAAGGGAGTAGTTATTGGAGCGGTTGTGGGTTCGGTGGTGTTGGTAGTTCTAATTGGTTTCGTTCTGTTTGTGATCTTGAGGAGGAAGAGAACAATCAGACCTGGCAAAGTGGTAGAGGGTTCACTGGTCGCTTATGGGTACAGAGATTTACAAAATGCAACAAAGAATTTCTCGGAGAAACTTGGTGGAGGAGGTTTTGGTTCTGTTTTCAAAGGGATGTTGCCAGATTCAAGTGTCATTGCTGTTAAGAAGCTCGAAAGCATCAGCCAAGGTGAGAAGCAATTCCGCACAGAGGTCAGCACAATTGGGACAATCCAACATGTCAATCTTGTTCGTCTTCGTGGGTTCTGCTCCGAGGGAACTAGAAAGCTGCTGGTTTATGATTATATGTCAAATGGCTCTCTTGATTCCCATCTTTTCTGTGAAAGAAGCTCTAACGTCCTAGACTGGAATGCCAGGTACAATGTTGCTTTGGGGACGGCAAGAGGTTTGACATATCTCCATGAGAAATGCAGGGATTGCATTATACACTGCGATATAAAGCCAGAGAACATCCTTTTAGATTCTGAATTTTGCCCAAAAGTGGCAGATTTTGGTCTGGCAAAGCTTGTTGGCAGGGACTTTAGCAGGGTACTAACAACCATGAGAGGGACTAGAGGTTATCTTGCACCTGAGTGGATTTCCGGAGTGGCTATAACAGCAAAAGCTGATGTTTACAGTTATGGAATGATGCTTTTTGAAATTATATCAGGGAGGAGAAATTCTGAGCAATCTGAAGATGGAACGGTGAAGTTCTTCCCATCTTGGGTTGCAAGACAAATAACTGAAGGCGGTGACGTCCTTAGCCTACTAGATCCCAGGTTGGAGGGTAACGCTGATCAGGATGAGTTAACAAGAGTTTGCAAAATTGCTTGCTGGTGCATCCAAGATGATGAAACACAAAGGCCATCAATGGGACAGGTAGTTCAGATACTGGAGGGAGTCTTGAATGTGAACCTGCCTCCAATTCCAAGATCTCTCCAAGTGTTTGTTGAGAACCAGGAGCACATAGTTTTCTTCACAGAATCATCCTCTAGCCAGAGTTCACATCAGGCACAAGGTAACACCTCCGCTGCTTCCTCACAGAACAAGAGCATCACATCATCTGTTAGTTCCCAGTCTTAAGAGAAGATCAAAGCAGCAAGTTGTCGAGCACATACCTTGGATTAAGTGTGTGATTCTACTTTTTGTATATAATGAAGCAGCCTATAGTAATTGTAATAGATGAGTTTTATTGTCCTTGCTGTTATTAACAAGAGTGGCATGTGTATTCAATCAAAGGCCAGTTGGAAAATCTCAGAAATGCAACTGGTTAGCTatgtatgattattatggttagtTTTAGAAGTCTTCCTGGTTCTGTTATCTACTTATTTTTGTTGCATTTTGATGAATTTATTTCTTTGTATAAtctagaattgaaattgaaattctatCTATTTCTACCACGTCAACATTGCATATAGTAAATTAAAGCTTATTTTGCTGGAAAATCCCATTGCAAATACACTTCCTCCATGAATGAGGTGCTGCTACGTCCAATTAATTCATTTGCTTCCACAATGTAAATGGGAAATTATAGAATATTCTTGGTACAGTACTCTCACTTATAACAATATGAGTCTTGTTAAATAAAGAGAACGAATCTTGCATAATCAATAATGAGAGTGTATATGCAGCgagaatattaaataattttttttgaaaataaattattaaaaattagtaTTTATTTAGTgagaatattaaatattttttttaaaaaatgaatcattaaaaattaatatttatttatttatttataataaattaaaaatgataatatTTGATTTCATGTTTATACCTTTTTCATTTATCTAATAGGTTAATTTTCAAAGGAAAATTATTTTGCAGTGAGCATCCCAATTCTCAATTCCCAGTCAAGGTTATTAATCCTTATATGCAACAATGATTTCCATCTCATCTCAATTTCTTTGTTTTACTTCACCaacataacataaataaataaacaatcaATTGCATGAGCTGTGACAGAGCCTGAGAAGCAGCTGCCTGTTTGATTAGGCTGCCAATGAGCAGTGAATTACAAGTCAATTCGGTTTTCTTAAGGCATGACCTTAGATTGAGAATCAACTCTTCATATTTGAGCATCTGG
This sequence is a window from Hevea brasiliensis isolate MT/VB/25A 57/8 chromosome 10, ASM3005281v1, whole genome shotgun sequence. Protein-coding genes within it:
- the LOC110660866 gene encoding G-type lectin S-receptor-like serine/threonine-protein kinase At2g19130 — encoded protein: MDFKNCSPWFKLSVLFMFFSLKFHLSLAADRITATQPLSGDQTIVSAKSFFELGFHRPGNLSNYYICMWYHQSRVSQKTVVWVANREIPISDRFSSELRISDGNLVLFNESKVPIWSTKLNSNASTSVEAVLGDDGNLILNGSGSSVPLWQSFDHPADTWLPGAKIGLNKITGEPTRLISWKNKEDPTPGLFSLELDPNGTSQYYILWNMSKIFWTSGTWNGQIFSLVPEMRLNYIYNFSYFSNASENYFTYSLYNNSLISRFVMDVGGQIQQMSWLLPANQWNLFWNQPRVQCEVYAYCGAFGSCNAKSQPFCNCLTGFDPKLVDEWNSEVYSGGCTRKTNLQCGNSSLVNGKRDKFMASPSMELPANSQVLNVGTSQECESNCLSNCSCTAYAFDNSNSNCSIWIGDLLNLRQLADGDPSGKTLYVRLAASEFSSSKSNKGVVIGAVVGSVVLVVLIGFVLFVILRRKRTIRPGKVVEGSLVAYGYRDLQNATKNFSEKLGGGGFGSVFKGMLPDSSVIAVKKLESISQGEKQFRTEVSTIGTIQHVNLVRLRGFCSEGTRKLLVYDYMSNGSLDSHLFCERSSNVLDWNARYNVALGTARGLTYLHEKCRDCIIHCDIKPENILLDSEFCPKVADFGLAKLVGRDFSRVLTTMRGTRGYLAPEWISGVAITAKADVYSYGMMLFEIISGRRNSEQSEDGTVKFFPSWVARQITEGGDVLSLLDPRLEGNADQDELTRVCKIACWCIQDDETQRPSMGQVVQILEGVLNVNLPPIPRSLQVFVENQEHIVFFTESSSSQSSHQAQGNTSAASSQNKSITSSVSSQS